The following nucleotide sequence is from Candidatus Poribacteria bacterium.
TGGTTCAACACCGACCTGAAGCCCATGCATGAAAGACTCCTTTATCTCCTCCTCGCTCCTGGCGGTATCCGATACTCTTATCTCGTCTATACAGCCTTTGAAATACCTGTGGTTTGGCTGTCCTCTTTCCGGAATCCTCACCTCCGCACCTATCCCTATCGATTGGGGGGCTCCACATTCTGATACAGATATCTTTCCTGAGGAGCTTATCTCCGAGTCGAGCTTCCCGTTAATATAAACCTTTACCTTTGATCCGTCGGCGGTTATCGCTATATGGCTCCATTTTCCTTCTTTCAAAGTGGATTTGCTTAGATGGTATCCGGGCGGATTAAGCCCATAGAAGTAAGTGGCCAGATGGCTGTTTTCCCGAAGTACCATGTAATAGCTACAGTCCTTTGTCAGCACGGTCATGTTATCTTCCCCCATCGACAATACCTCCGGTTTCACCCATGCCTCCAGCGTTATCTGATCGGTAATCTCGATGGTTTTGGATGAGGGCACCTCGAGGAAGTTCGTTCCGTCGAAATAAAGAGCATTACCGAATTTACCCTCTACCACCTTAGGCGGGCCGGATGGTTTCTTGGTGAGATTAACGGCAGGCTCCCCACCTTGTGTG
It contains:
- a CDS encoding LamG domain-containing protein, whose translation is MVEGKFGNALYFDGTNFLEVPSSKTIEITDQITLEAWVKPEVLSMGEDNMTVLTKDCSYYMVLRENSHLATYFYGLNPPGYHLSKSTLKEGKWSHIAITADGSKVKVYINGKLDSEISSSGKISVSECGAPQSIGIGAEVRIPERGQPNHRYFKGCIDEIRVSDTARSEEEIKESFMHGLQVGVEPSDKLPLTWGRLKR